The Oncorhynchus nerka isolate Pitt River linkage group LG24, Oner_Uvic_2.0, whole genome shotgun sequence genome has a window encoding:
- the LOC115107993 gene encoding galectin-3-like isoform X1: protein MELSDALCGCPSSGYTPQGSNGIWPSQKQPGGLVWSTQPGQQPTQPQAMPCFPGQPSTPCWPGPQPSQPAPTPAQPQPMPCFPGQPNTPCWPGQQPSQPAPAPTQNWNWPGPQPSQPAPAPSLNWPGPQPQPSPAHPCQPCWPGPHPQPPQFQPQPTPQHFQPQGPALIQAQAQSQPSVPGWPVPGLSPSVNPGSGWPLGPVQDTDGFTPAPQWNPTPAGLSVPYNLNLQRGIYDKMMITIMGRVKPNAKQFTVNFLRGKDIAFHLNSRFSEGGKQAVVRNTKVGERWGKEERHTQGGFPFMAGQSFEMKILVTSGEFKVAVNRAQRFEFKHRVRELSQIDRVNILYDVILTSINVDTMP from the exons ATGGAA CTCTCTGATGCTCTGTGTGGCTGTCCGTCCTCTGGTTATACCCCCCAGGGAAGCAATGGTATCTGGCCCAGTCAGAAGCAACCAGGGGGTCTTGTCTGGTCGACACAGCCTGGCCAACAGCCCACCCAACCCCAGGCCATGCCCTGCTTTCCTGGACAGCCCAGCACCCCCTGCTGGCCTGGTCCACAACCATCCCAACCAGCCCCAACTCCGGCTCAACCTCAGCCAATGCCCTGTTTTCCTGGGCAGCCCAACACCCCCTGCTGGCCTGGGCAACAGCCATCCCAACCAGCCCCAGCTCCAACCCAAAACTGGAACTGGCCTGGTCCGCAACCATCCCAACCAGCCCCAGCTCCATCTCTAAACTGGCCTGGTCCCCAACCACAACCATCCCCAGCCCATCCCTGCCAACCATGCTGGCCTGGACCCCATCCCCAGCCTCCCCAATTCCAGCCTCAGCCTACACCCCAGCATTTTCAACCTCAAGGCCCAGCTCTGATTCAAGCCCAGGCCCAGAGTCAGCCTAGTGTCCCAGGGTGGCCAGTCCCAGGCCTTAGCCCAAGCGTTAACCCAGGGTCTGGATGGCCATTAGGCCCTGTTCAGGACACAGATGGCTTCACACCTGCTCCACAGTGGAATCCGACACCAGCTGGACTG AGCGTGCCCTACAACCTGAACCTACAAAGAGGCATCTACGACAAGATGATGATCACCATCATGGGCCGGGTCAAACCAAATGCTAAGCA GTTCACAGTCAACTTCCTGCGAGGTAAAGACATCGCCTTCCACCTCAACTCTCGGTTCAGTGAGGGGGGCAAGCAGGCAGTGGTGAGGAACACCAAGGTGGGAGAGCgctgggggaaggaggagaggcacACACAGGGAGGCTTCCCCTTCATGGCAGGACAGTCCTTCGAG ATGAAGATTCTGGTTACATCTGGGGAGTTCAAGGTGGCTGTGAACAGAGCTCAGCGGTTTGAGTTCAAACACCGTGTCAGAGAACTCAGCCAGATCGATCGCGTCAACATCCTCTATGATGTCATCCTCACCTCCATCAACGTAGACACAATGCCATGA
- the LOC115107993 gene encoding galectin-3-like isoform X2, protein MEGSNGIWPSQKQPGGLVWSTQPGQQPTQPQAMPCFPGQPSTPCWPGPQPSQPAPTPAQPQPMPCFPGQPNTPCWPGQQPSQPAPAPTQNWNWPGPQPSQPAPAPSLNWPGPQPQPSPAHPCQPCWPGPHPQPPQFQPQPTPQHFQPQGPALIQAQAQSQPSVPGWPVPGLSPSVNPGSGWPLGPVQDTDGFTPAPQWNPTPAGLSVPYNLNLQRGIYDKMMITIMGRVKPNAKQFTVNFLRGKDIAFHLNSRFSEGGKQAVVRNTKVGERWGKEERHTQGGFPFMAGQSFEMKILVTSGEFKVAVNRAQRFEFKHRVRELSQIDRVNILYDVILTSINVDTMP, encoded by the exons ATGGAA GGAAGCAATGGTATCTGGCCCAGTCAGAAGCAACCAGGGGGTCTTGTCTGGTCGACACAGCCTGGCCAACAGCCCACCCAACCCCAGGCCATGCCCTGCTTTCCTGGACAGCCCAGCACCCCCTGCTGGCCTGGTCCACAACCATCCCAACCAGCCCCAACTCCGGCTCAACCTCAGCCAATGCCCTGTTTTCCTGGGCAGCCCAACACCCCCTGCTGGCCTGGGCAACAGCCATCCCAACCAGCCCCAGCTCCAACCCAAAACTGGAACTGGCCTGGTCCGCAACCATCCCAACCAGCCCCAGCTCCATCTCTAAACTGGCCTGGTCCCCAACCACAACCATCCCCAGCCCATCCCTGCCAACCATGCTGGCCTGGACCCCATCCCCAGCCTCCCCAATTCCAGCCTCAGCCTACACCCCAGCATTTTCAACCTCAAGGCCCAGCTCTGATTCAAGCCCAGGCCCAGAGTCAGCCTAGTGTCCCAGGGTGGCCAGTCCCAGGCCTTAGCCCAAGCGTTAACCCAGGGTCTGGATGGCCATTAGGCCCTGTTCAGGACACAGATGGCTTCACACCTGCTCCACAGTGGAATCCGACACCAGCTGGACTG AGCGTGCCCTACAACCTGAACCTACAAAGAGGCATCTACGACAAGATGATGATCACCATCATGGGCCGGGTCAAACCAAATGCTAAGCA GTTCACAGTCAACTTCCTGCGAGGTAAAGACATCGCCTTCCACCTCAACTCTCGGTTCAGTGAGGGGGGCAAGCAGGCAGTGGTGAGGAACACCAAGGTGGGAGAGCgctgggggaaggaggagaggcacACACAGGGAGGCTTCCCCTTCATGGCAGGACAGTCCTTCGAG ATGAAGATTCTGGTTACATCTGGGGAGTTCAAGGTGGCTGTGAACAGAGCTCAGCGGTTTGAGTTCAAACACCGTGTCAGAGAACTCAGCCAGATCGATCGCGTCAACATCCTCTATGATGTCATCCTCACCTCCATCAACGTAGACACAATGCCATGA
- the LOC115107351 gene encoding galectin-3-like isoform X2, which translates to MEGSNSIWPSQNQTGGPAWSAQPTQPPSCWPGQPNTPCWPGPQPSQPAPASAQNWPGPQPQPPQPAPSHPCQPCWPGPQPPQFQPQPPQFQPQPPQPQPQPQPQPAPQPFQPTASAPASSQVPSQPSAPRWPVTQGLIPGVNPGSGWPFSPGQSGWPGQNPGGFTPAPQWTPTPAGRLSVPYNLNLQRGIYDKMMITIMGRVKPNAKQFTVNFVRGNDIAFHLNPRFNDGGKQAVVRNTMVGERWGKEERHTQGGFPFMAGQSFEMKILVTFEEFKVAVNGAQLFEFKHRVRELNQIDRINILHDVILTYVNVDTIP; encoded by the exons ATGGAA GGAAGCAACAGCATCTGGCCCAGCCAGAACCAAACAGGGGGTCCTGCCTGGTCGGCACAGCCCACCCAGCCCCCATCTTGCTGGCCTGGGCAACCCAACACCCCCTGCTGGCCTGGGCCACAACCATCCCAACCAGCCCCAGCTTCAGCCCAAAACTGGCCTGGTCCCCAACCACAACCACCCCAaccagccccatcccatccctgccAGCCATGCTGGCCTGGACCCCAGCCTCCCCAATTCCAGCCCCAGCCTCCCCAATTCCAGCCCCAGCCTCCCCAACCCCAGCCGCAGCCCCAACCTCAGCCTGCACCCCAGCCTTTTCAACCTACAGCTTCAGCCCCGGCTTCTTCCCAAGTCCCCAGCCAGCCTAGTGCCCCAAGATGGCCGGTTACCCAAGGCCTTATCCCAGGCGTTAACCCAGGGTCTGGATGGCCTTTCAGCCCTGGTCAGTCTGGTTGGCCTGGTCAGAATCCAGGTGGCTTTACACCTGCTCCACAGTGGACTCCAACGCCAGCTGGACGTCTG AGCGTGCCCTACAACCTGAACCTACAAAGAGGCATCTACGACAAGATGATGATCACCATCATGGGCCGGGTCAAACCAAATGCTAAGCA GTTCACAGTGAACTTTGTGCGAGGTAATGACATTGCCTTCCACCTCAACCCGCGGTTCAACGACGGGGGCAAGCAGGCAGTGGTGAGGAACACCATGGTGGGAGAGCgctgggggaaggaggagaggcacACACAGGGAGGCTTCCCCTTCATGGCTGGACAGTCCTTCGAG ATGAAGATTCTGGTTACGTTTGAGGAGTTCAAGGTGGCTGTGAACGGAGCTCAGCTGTTTGAGTTCAAACACCGCGTCAGAGAACTCAACCAGATCGATCGCATCAACATCCTCCATGATGTCATCCTCACCTACGTCAACGTAGACACAATACCATGA
- the LOC115107351 gene encoding galectin-3-like isoform X1, giving the protein MELSDALCGCSSSGSTPQGSNSIWPSQNQTGGPAWSAQPTQPPSCWPGQPNTPCWPGPQPSQPAPASAQNWPGPQPQPPQPAPSHPCQPCWPGPQPPQFQPQPPQFQPQPPQPQPQPQPQPAPQPFQPTASAPASSQVPSQPSAPRWPVTQGLIPGVNPGSGWPFSPGQSGWPGQNPGGFTPAPQWTPTPAGRLSVPYNLNLQRGIYDKMMITIMGRVKPNAKQFTVNFVRGNDIAFHLNPRFNDGGKQAVVRNTMVGERWGKEERHTQGGFPFMAGQSFEMKILVTFEEFKVAVNGAQLFEFKHRVRELNQIDRINILHDVILTYVNVDTIP; this is encoded by the exons ATGGAA CTCTCTGATGCTCTGTGTGGCTGTTCGTCCTCTGGTTCTACCCCCCAGGGAAGCAACAGCATCTGGCCCAGCCAGAACCAAACAGGGGGTCCTGCCTGGTCGGCACAGCCCACCCAGCCCCCATCTTGCTGGCCTGGGCAACCCAACACCCCCTGCTGGCCTGGGCCACAACCATCCCAACCAGCCCCAGCTTCAGCCCAAAACTGGCCTGGTCCCCAACCACAACCACCCCAaccagccccatcccatccctgccAGCCATGCTGGCCTGGACCCCAGCCTCCCCAATTCCAGCCCCAGCCTCCCCAATTCCAGCCCCAGCCTCCCCAACCCCAGCCGCAGCCCCAACCTCAGCCTGCACCCCAGCCTTTTCAACCTACAGCTTCAGCCCCGGCTTCTTCCCAAGTCCCCAGCCAGCCTAGTGCCCCAAGATGGCCGGTTACCCAAGGCCTTATCCCAGGCGTTAACCCAGGGTCTGGATGGCCTTTCAGCCCTGGTCAGTCTGGTTGGCCTGGTCAGAATCCAGGTGGCTTTACACCTGCTCCACAGTGGACTCCAACGCCAGCTGGACGTCTG AGCGTGCCCTACAACCTGAACCTACAAAGAGGCATCTACGACAAGATGATGATCACCATCATGGGCCGGGTCAAACCAAATGCTAAGCA GTTCACAGTGAACTTTGTGCGAGGTAATGACATTGCCTTCCACCTCAACCCGCGGTTCAACGACGGGGGCAAGCAGGCAGTGGTGAGGAACACCATGGTGGGAGAGCgctgggggaaggaggagaggcacACACAGGGAGGCTTCCCCTTCATGGCTGGACAGTCCTTCGAG ATGAAGATTCTGGTTACGTTTGAGGAGTTCAAGGTGGCTGTGAACGGAGCTCAGCTGTTTGAGTTCAAACACCGCGTCAGAGAACTCAACCAGATCGATCGCATCAACATCCTCCATGATGTCATCCTCACCTACGTCAACGTAGACACAATACCATGA